The Schizosaccharomyces pombe strain 972h- genome assembly, chromosome: I genome contains a region encoding:
- the mtl1 gene encoding exosome RNA helicase subunit Mtl1 — protein sequence MSENSTDSKNFQFSEGSRESSNDELKVLLRDTETKEDEKSSFSNSEEESIIENLSDSSVNKEYAKNSLKLSDAVSESKYLNPLLKDKRHDRSFALHKVVVPDDYDYIPLNKHIPSDPPAKTYPFELDPFQSTAIKCVERMESVLVSAHTSAGKTVIAEYAIAQALKNRQRVIYTSPIKSLSNQKYRELLSEFGDVGLMTGDVSINPSASCLIMTTEILRAMLYKNSEIMHEIAWVIFDEVHYMRDKDRGVVWEETLILLPDAIRFIFLSATLPNALQFARWISEIHKQPCHVVYTDYRPTPLQHFIYPQGADGIYMLVDEKNKFKTENFKKVLEVLDHSTRQENYSKSSKKVKKSSSLERIINMVLSNRYDPIIVFCFSKKECEINAHQFGKLDLNDTENKELVTEIFDSAINQLSEEDRGLRQFEEMRSLLLRGIGIHHSGLLPILKELVEILFQEGLVRILFATETFSIGLNMPARTVLFTKAQKFSGNNFRWLTSGEYMQMSGRAGRRGIDTKGLSIVILDQSIDEQAARCLMNGQADVLNSAFHLSYGMILNLMRIEEISPEDILKKSFYQFQNMESLPLIKEELMQLKNEETSINIPNETAVKEFHDLKLQLEKYGEEIQKVMTHPDNCLPYLQSGRLIQIKLGGIIFPWGVLVNVIKREFDPNTREQVAPHETYVLDVLLPISSNSMSNHKVNPSILVPPRPNETPLYEIVSVLLTAVCNISSIRIYMPRELNSNESKLRAYRRVNEVIEEFKEIPYLDPLEHMHIESSTLSLSLRKLEILEPKLFDSPYYKDSKHRAEYHEFRKKLNLRAQIKDISTKITNTEAIIQLRELKIRQRVLRRLGFCTLENVIDIKGRVACEITSGDELLLVELIFQGFFNQMPPEEIAAALSCFVYEDKSEVSTLNLKEPFKKMYLTIIEAAKRIATVSLESKLQFNESDYLHQFKPDIMEPVSLWINGASFQEICIVSKLYEGSIVRTFRRLDELLKQLEHAAIVLGNNELKEKSVLTEQKLHRDIIFSASLYL from the coding sequence ATGTCAGAAAACAGTACAGACtctaaaaatttccaattcAGTGAAGGTTCACGCGAGTCTAGCAATGATGAGCTCAAAGTATTGTTAAGAGATACAGAAACTAAAGAGGATGAGAAGTCGTCTTTTTCAAACTCTGAAGAAGAGTCGATAATCGAGAATTTGTCGGACTCTTCAGTCAATAAGGAATATGCTAAAAATTCCTTGAAATTGAGTGACGCGGTTTCTGAGTCTAAATACTTGAATCCATTACTTAAAGACAAAAGACATGATAGGAGCTTCGCATTACACAAAGTTGTTGTTCCTGATGATTACGATTACATTCCTCTAAATAAACATATCCCTAGTGATCCTCCTGCTAAAACGTATCCTTTCGAACTAGATCCTTTTCAATCTACTGCAATAAAGTGTGTGGAACGAATGGAATCAGTCCTTGTTAGTGCACACACCTCGGCAGGTAAAACGGTTATTGCTGAATATGCTATTGCTCAAGCATTGAAAAATCGACAGAGAGTAATTTATACTAGTCCTATAAAGTCTTTAAGTAACCAAAAGTATCGAGAGCTACTTTCCGAATTTGGTGATGTTGGTTTAATGACCGGTGATGTCTCTATTAATCCATCAGCTAGTTGTCTTATCATGACTACTGAAATTCTACGTGCAATGCTATACAAAAACTCAGAAATCATGCACGAAATTGCCTGGGTTATCTTTGATGAAGTGCACTATATGCGTGATAAAGATCGAGGAGTTGTATGGGAAGAGACTTTGATTTTGTTACCAGATGCTATAcgctttatttttctatctGCTACTTTACCTAACGCATTACAATTTGCTCGTTGGATTTCAGAGATCCACAAGCAACCCTGCCATGTTGTTTATACAGATTACCGACCCACTCCACTGcaacattttatttacccTCAAGGAGCTGATGGGATTTATATGTTAGTTGACGAGAAAAACAAGTTTAAAACtgaaaactttaaaaaagtactGGAAGTGCTTGATCATTCCACACGCCAGGAAAACTATTCCAAAAGTTCCAAAAAGGTTAAGAAGTCATCTTCATTAGAAAGAATTATCAATATGGTCTTATCCAATAGATATGATCCAATCATTGTATTTTGCTTTAGTAAGAAAGAGTGTGAAATCAATGCTCACCAATTTGGAAAACTGGACTTAAATGATAcggaaaataaagaattagTTACAGAAATTTTCGACTCTGCTATCAATCAACTTTCAGAAGAAGATAGAGGCCTCCGtcaatttgaagaaatgcGTTCGCTTTTACTTCGTGGCATAGGTATTCATCATTCTGGTTTGCTTCctattttgaaagaattggTCGAAATATTATTTCAAGAAGGTCTTGTTAGAATTTTGTTTGCAACAGAAACTTTCTCAATTGGGTTAAATATGCCTGCTCGAACAGTTCTGTTTACAAAAGCTCAAAAGTTTTCAGGAAACAATTTTCGATGGCTTACATCTGGTGAATATATGCAAATGAGCGGACGTGCAGGTAGAAGAGGAATTGATACTAAAGGATTATCCATTGTAATATTGGATCAATCCATTGATGAGCAAGCTGCTCGATGTTTGATGAATGGTCAAGCTGACGTTCTTAATTCCGCTTTCCATCTTAGCTATGGGATGATATTAAATCTCATGAGAATTGAGGAAATCAGTCCAGAagatatattaaaaaaaagcttttatcAGTTCCAAAATATGGAATCTTTACCTttaattaaagaagaacttatgcaattaaaaaacgaaGAGACTTCAATTAATATTCCCAATGAGACAGCTGTCAAGGAGTTTCACGATTTAAAATTACAGTTAGAAAAGTATGGGgaagaaattcaaaaggTAATGACCCATCCTGATAATTGTTTGCCTTATCTGCAATCTGGCCGACttatacaaataaaattaggGGGTATTATATTTCCTTGGGGTGTACTTGTCAATGTcataaaaagagaatttgATCCAAACACTCGTGAACAAGTTGCCCCGCACGAAACCTATGTTCTTGATGTTTTACTTCCCATCTCCTCAAACTCCATGTCAAATCATAAAGTGAATCCCTCGATTTTAGTACCCCCTCGTCCGAACGAGACACCTCTTTATGAAATAGTTTCTGTTTTACTGACTGCTGTTTGTAACATTTCTTCTATACGTATTTATATGCCACGAGAGTTGAACTCGAATGAATCTAAGCTGCGTGCTTATAGACGTGTAAATGAGGTTATAGAAGAATTTAAGGAAATACCTTATTTAGACCCCTTAGAACATATGCATATTGAAAGCTCTACGTTAAGTTTATCTCTTCGAAAACTTGAAATTCTTGAACCCAAACTCTTCGACAGCCCTTACTACAAGGATTCTAAACATAGGGCCGAATATCAtgaatttagaaaaaaactCAACTTACGAGCTCAGATAAAAGATATATCGAcgaaaattacaaatactGAGGCGATTATACAACTTCGAGAACTTAAAATTAGACAAAGGGTTTTACGGCGACTTGGATTCTGCACCTTAGAAAATGTTATTGATATTAAAGGAAGGGTAGCTTGTGAAATTACTTCTGGAGACGAACTGCTGTTGGTGGAGCTTATCTTCCAAGGTTTTTTTAACCAAATGCCTCCTGAAGAAATTGCTGCTGCACTCAGTTGCTTTGTTTATGAAGACAAATCTGAAGTTTCCACattgaatttgaaagagCCTTTCAAAAAGATGTATCTAACGATTATTGAAGCAGCAAAGCGCATAGCAACCGTTTCGTTAGAAAGTAAGCTTCAATTTAACGAAAGCGACTACCTCCATCAGTTTAAGCCTGACATTATGGAGCCTGTATCTTTATGGATCAATGGAGCCTCGTTTCAAGAAATATGCATTGTCTCCAAGCTTTATGAAGGTTCAATTGTTCGAACGTTCAGGAGATTAGATGAGTTGTTAAAACAACTTGAACATGCTGCTATTGTATTAGGCAATAATGAATTGAAAGAGAAGAGTGTGTTGACTGAACAAAAGTTGCATCGTGATATCATATTTTCGGCCTCTCTATACCTCTAA
- the vps1 gene encoding dynamin family protein Vps1 → MDPSLIKVVNQLQEAFSTVGVQNLIDLPQITVVRSQSSGKSSVLENIVGRDFLPRGTGIVTRRPLVLQLINRPSASGKNEETTTDSDGKDQNNSSEWGEFLHLPGQKFFEFEKIREEIVRETEEKTGKNVGISSVPIYLRIYSPHVLTLTLVDLPGLTKVPVGDQPRDIEKQIREMVLKYISKNNAIILAVNAANTDLANSDGLKLAREVDPEGLRTIGVLTKVDLMDKGTDVVDILAGRVIPLRLGYVPVINRGQKDIEGKKSIRIALEAERNFFETHPSYGSKAQYCGTPFLARKLNMILMHHIRNTLPEIKVRINAALAKYQAELHSLGDTPVGDNSSIVLNLITDFCNEYRTVVDGRSEELSATELSGGARIAFVFHEIFSNGIQAIDPFDEVKDSDIRTILYNSSGPSPSLFMGTAAFEVIVKQQIKRLEDPSLKCVSLIYDELVRILNQLLQRPIFKRYPLLKDEFYKVVIGFFRKCMQPTNTLVMDMVAMEGSYINTVHPDFLSGHQAMAIVQSQNSKPIPVDPKTGKALTNNPVPPVETSSSSGQNFFGSFFGSKNKKRLAAMEPPPPVLRASTTLSDREKTDTEVIKLLIMSYFNIVKRTLADMVPKSISLKMIKYSKEHIQHELLEQLYKSQAFDKLLQESEVTVQRRKECEQMVESLLQASEIVSNV, encoded by the exons ATGGATCCCTCATTGATTAAAGTTGTCAATCAACTTCAGGAGGCTTTCTCCACAGTTGGCGTTCAAAACTTGATTGACTTACCACAGATTACT GTCGTACGGTCACAGTCAAGCGGTAAATCATCggttttagaaaatattgTTGGGAGAGATTTCCTTCCTAGAGGAACCGGCATTGTAACAAGGCGTCCTTTGGTTCTGCAGTTAATTAATAGACCTAGCGCTAgtggaaaaaatgaagaaacaaCTACTGATTCAGATGGAAAGGACCAGAATAATTCATCTGAATGGGGAGAATTCCTCCATCTTCCCGGACAAAAGTTCTTTGAGTTTGAAAAGATTCGTGAAGAAATCGTTAGAGaaacagaagaaaaaacagGAAAGAATGTTGGCATTTCTTCGGTTCCTATCTATCTTCGTATTTACTCTCCTCATGTGCTTACTCTGACACTAGTAGATTTACCTGGTCTTACAAAGGTACCGGTTGGTGACCAACCTCGAGATattgaaaagcaaattcgTGAAATGGTTTTGAAGTATATATCTAAAAACAATGCCATTATATTGGCTGTAAACGCTGCCAATACTGATTTGGCAAACTCAGATGGTCTCAAACTTGCTAGAGAAGTTGACCCCGAAGGTCTTCGCACTATCGGTGTATTGACCAAGGTTGATTTAATGGATAAAGGTACGGATGTGGTAGATATTCTAGCTGGACGTGTTATTCCATTGAGACTTGGGTATGTTCCAGTCATAAATCGCGGTCAAAAGGACATCGAAGGGAAGAAGTCTATTCGTATAGCTCTTGAGGCAGAAAGgaacttttttgaaacgCATCCTTCCTATGGTTCTAAAGCGCAATACTGCGGTACTCCATTTCTAGCTCGTAAACTAAATATGATATTGATGCACCATATTCGGAACACCCTTCCCGAAATTAAAGTTCGTATTAACGCTGCTTTAGCCAAATATCAGGCCGAACTACATTCTTTGGGGGACACTCCTGTTGGCGACAACTCCAGTATTGTACtaaatttaattactgACTTTTGCAACGAATATCGCACAGTTGTGGACGGCCGTAGTGAAGAGCTTTCTGCTACGGAGCTTTCAGGAGGAGCTCGTATTGCGTTCGTAtttcatgaaattttttcgaATGGTATTCAAGCAATTGATCCATTTGATGAAGTTAAGGATTCGGATATTCGCACCATTTTGTACAATTCATCTGGCCCTTCTCCTAGTTTATTTATGGGTACTGCTGCATTTGAAGTTATTGTCAAGCAACAAATTAAGCGTTTGGAGGATCCTTCCTTGAAGTGTGTTTCCCTCATTTACGACGAACTTGTCcgtattttaaatcaattgcTTCAACGTCCCATATTTAAACGTTATCCTCTTTTGAAAGATGAATTTTACAAGGTTGTTATTGGtttctttagaaaatgtaTGCAACCCACTAATACCCTTGTAATGGATATGGTTGCCATGGAAGGTTCTTATATAAACACTGTTCATCCAGACTTTTTATCTGGACATCAAGCAATGGCGATTGTTCAAAGTCAGAATAGTAAGCCGATACCCGTTGACCCTAAAACTGGAAAAGCACTTACAAATAACCCCGTTCCTCCAGTTGAAACTTCATCATCTTCGGGACAGAATTTCTTTGGAAGCTTTTTTGGTTCTAAGAATAAAAAGCGACTTGCAGCTATGGAGCCTCCTCCACCGGTTTTAAGAGCTTCTACTACTCTCTCAGACCGCGAAAAGACTGATACTGAAGTTATTAAACTACTTATTATGTCCTATTTCAACATTGTTAAAAGGACATTGGCCGATATGGTACCTAAAtccatttctttgaaaatgataaaatacTCTAAAGAGCACATTCAGCACGAGTTGCTTGAGCAGCTTTACAAGTCTCAGGCGTTCGATAAATTACTCCAGGAAAGCGAAGTGACAGTGCAACGTCGTAAAGAATGCGAACAAATGGTAGAATCTCTCCTACAGGCAAGTGAGATTGTGTCTAACGTTTAA
- the rdl1 gene encoding RAD51D-like protein 1 yields MNQVTQFSGNSANLMLYWILKSYYSRFDRIMWIDTLGTFNPAALPLPCLEKTMLVRSFDAQGLKDAVDELESNLKSSEDQAYALCIDSFSNPIGLLMAQGNISFAHAFMMTLGRKCRILTRKFRLAVYLSTSLVYIKQLHLSKPALGNSWPFCLDHSYILEDQQHNKCLVHCNQSRKDLLGCSQLFLLLKGSFTHEYLTIDFYNGTPVSVSSKLHVSPSLYHSSTLNSPS; encoded by the coding sequence ATGAATCAGGTTACTCAATTTAGTGGAAATTCTGCAAACTTGATGCTTTACTGGATTCTAAAAAGTTATTACTCTAGGTTTGATAGAATTATGTGGATTGATACTTTAGGTACTTTCAATCCGGCTGCACTCCCTCTTCCATGTCTTGAAAAAACTATGTTGGTTAGATCATTCGATGCTCAGGGATTGAAGGATGCAGTTGATGAGTTGGAAAGCAATCTCAAAAGCTCCGAAGATCAAGCATATGCATTGTGTATAGATTCCTTTTCTAATCCCATTGGTTTGTTAATGGCTCAGGGCAATATATCTTTTGCACATGCATTCATGATGACTTTAGGAAGAAAATGCCGAATCCTTACCAGAAAATTCAGATTAGCAGTATACTTATCTACTTCTCTTGTGTACATAAAGCAACTCCACCTTTCCAAACCAGCGCTGGGAAACAGCTGGCCATTTTGTCTTGACCATTCATATATTCTAGAAGATCAACAGCATAATAAATGTTTAGTACATTGCAACCAAAGTCGTAAAGATTTACTAGGTTGCTcacaactttttttactcCTTAAAGGTTCGTTTACTCACGAATATTTGACTATTGATTTCTACAATGGTACACCTGTCTCTGTTTCATCTAAATTGCATGTATCACCAAGTCTGTATCACTCATCTACGCTCAACAGTCCATCATGA
- the cid16 gene encoding poly(A) polymerase Cid16, whose product MLFAKLLLKPVQILFAYAKAKSKEISIKEANLLIFQDETDNLRKISTPNKLAVSLAGGLKALLSSNQLCHAFHYHNKKIRLVDTSLNNLPVPILLPKLINYLLARKSQKSAAEWEEIERALLSCCKRSKDPSILFPTDVPCSLDDDVSFLTFKGHKNHLENRSFFHDSESDNFKVVLSNCAINSKEDNNLVTEDRVNLGAKLLLVPVQNLIKLLKVSKISVDLAVIDHSFQDQKLTLEVGNGGLEVVKLFGGWIRILESECLGHVFSFKKTMKRKEVALVNRKADIDTTDLFIALRQLVDSKFKSYGIKAQKHAINRISKLGKMITSNHAEEKLTTIPITEAKKESVSNTALIARKNIIRERKYLSRMFDIFEHIDSYFNHEINMLLVDLLLEPLQVAFVYKNLARRWISLEEIENLWLKVFDSSHPLGKSITSTLQAIGTRKILTQLSINMIPRYNQDNCSAGDIYILCFSENCWLYSVLQKTIDHWVNENVELFYKKFEILKSLLIEDIANSTFSKEVSLNSSLRWYCVAILVTPLQLIINHLKDKTEMLSLDAVMTLILGKNTREVNSSIEELKITDCLSFLLEHNIFNTFLVYNEGIVKLNKDFDDFTPLNLLKCVNYSLMEFQKNSTFDMLEKLYEIGREIDMSKFSTLKYNLQLPNVDLLKESEAVSETKNTKNNTFILKSDLKEEERLTNFTIEEINKHKAIGVALRKLLEEADTSSNFSSSNNHVLDSSKHTVSSASTSSRKFIENYKSLESIGLTSFVKDNKLKASKELQKLIEENVFPKNLILFIFRKCVIGIKSFEKLQSYVFTYYCERYPKLILKRVLRFLEEIGFITSQYPRKLTDTGALFLKHPSEWGVLQHTFISSNFFENVPCYISLEQSLQNFQNDIRPDTVRTTAMKAIIKKLLKSLRKLEGPVKIACFGSYRTGLMTKNSDLDLVIYSSKEALLPYYDRVKSIIKNEFSNVMPIRGARIPIIKFTGQYNIHCDLSFDNLLPIHNSDLILNYSLIDERVKTLLMLVKYWASNRLIDKTHHAFPSSYTWCIMVIFYLQQIPEPILPNLQKLSTQYSKIVRDNDYGNVNCWFNRDTECYRGSMQKGRKNIALLLRGFFCYYGLTTQYSFDWEAYMIDISSSQLKRKSTEFKDCPFVVLDPFLKKKNLTKALTQKSVKVVRYELERACRILSDPKCNLDHLLDPLIQ is encoded by the coding sequence ATGCTATTTGCCAAATTATTGTTAAAACCTGtacaaattttgtttgcttaCGCAAAGGCCAAGagcaaagaaatttcaattaaagaGGCTAATCTACTAATATTCCAAGATGAAACTGACAATTTGAGGAAAATTTCTACCCCTAATAAGTTGGCTGTTTCTCTAGCTGGGGGATTGAAAGCACTTCTGAGCTCCAACCAATTGTGCCATGCTTTTCATTACCATAACAAGAAGATCAGACTAGTTGATAcatcattaaataatttgcCGGTACCAATCTTACTTCcaaaattgattaattatttattagcTAGAAAATCTCAAAAAAGCGCTGCAGAGTGGGAAGAAATAGAACGTGCACTGTTATCATGCTGCAAAAGGTCCAAAGACCCGTCGATTCTTTTTCCAACTGATGTCCCTTGTTCACTGGATGACGATGTTAGCTTCCTCACATTCAAAGGACATAAAAACCACTTAGAAAATCGatcattttttcatgaTAGCGAAAGTGATAATTTTAAAGTAGTACTTTCTAATTGTGCCATCAATTCGAAAGAAGACAACAATCTTGTCACCGAAGATCGAGTGAATTTGGGAGCCAAGTTGCTTCTGGTACCAGTCCAGAATCTCATTAAACTATTGAAAGTATCTAAAATTAGTGTGGATCTTGCAGTTATTGATCATTCATTTCAAGATCAAAAATTAACTCTCGAGGTTGGTAACGGTGGATTGGAAGTTGTCAAACTCTTTGGAGGTTGGATTAGAATACTTGAGTCCGAATGTTTAGGACATGTCTTCTCCTTTAAGAAGACTATGAAAAGGAAGGAGGTCGCTTTAGTAAACAGAAAGGCCGATATTGATACTActgatttgtttattgcTTTGCGCCAACTAGTTGATTCAAAGTTTAAATCATACGGCATAAAAGCTCAAAAACATGCAATTAATAGGATCAGTAAGCTAGGAAAAATGATAACTTCAAACCATGcggaagaaaaattaactaCAATACCAATAACCGAAGCCAAAAAGGAATCTGTTTCTAACACAGCTCTCATCGCCaggaaaaatattattagggaaagaaaatatttatcaCGGATGTTCGACATTTTTGAGCATATAGATAGCTATTTCAACCATGAGATAAATATGCTACTTGTTGATTTGCTCCTGGAGCCTTTACAAGTAGCAtttgtatataaaaatttagcaaGGCGTTGGATTTCGTTGGAGGAGATTGAAAACTTATGGCTCAAAGTTTTTGACTCTTCGCACCCTTTAGGAAAATCAATTACCAGTACCCTTCAAGCTATAGGTACCAGGAAAATATTAACGCAATTATCAATTAACATGATACCGAGATACAATCAAGATAACTGTTCTGCTGgtgatatatatatactaTGTTTTTCAGAGAACTGCTGGCTTTATTCCGTATTGCAAAAGACTATTGACCATTGGGTGAATGAAAATGTTGagcttttttataaaaaatttgagataCTTAAGTCATTATTGATTGAGGATATAGCAAATTCAACATTCTCTAAGGAAGTTTCCTTGAATTCTTCGCTCCGCTGGTACTGTGTTGCTATATTAGTTACACCCTTGCAACTTATCATTAATCATCTAAAGGATAAAACTGAAATGCTTTCATTAGATGCTGTCATGACTTTAATTTTGGGTAAAAACACAAGGGAGGTGAATTCTTCTATAGAAGAGTTAAAAATTACTGATTGTTTATCGTTTCTCCTTGAacataatatttttaatacttttttgGTATACAATGAAGGAATTgtgaaattgaataaagACTTCGATGATTTTACTCCccttaatttattaaaatgtGTCAACTATTCTTTAATGGAATTTCAGAAAAACTCAACTTTTGATATGTTAGAAAAACTTTATGAAATAGGACGGGAAATTGATAtgtcaaaattttcaacacTTAAATATAACCTTCAATTACCAAATGTTGACTTATTGAAGGAATCGGAAGCTGTTTCAGAAACCAAGAACACTAAAAACAATAcctttattttaaaatctgacctcaaagaagaagagagGCTGACTAACTTTACTATCgaagaaattaataaacaCAAAGCCATAGGAGTCGCTCTTCGAAAGCTTCTGGAAGAAGCAGACACCAGTTCAAATTTTTCGTCATCAAACAATCACGTATTAGACTCTTCAAAACATACGGTTTCCTCTGCCTCGACTAGCAGCAGAAAATTCATCGAAAATTACAAAAGTTTAGAATCGATTGGTCTAACTTCTTTCGTAAAAGATAATAAACTTAAGGCTTCAAAGGAGTTGCAGAAATTAATAGAGGAAAAtgtttttccaaaaaaccTGATCTTATTcatatttagaaaatgcGTGATTGGTATTAAGTCATTTGAAAAACTCCAAAGCTATGTCTTTACATACTATTGTGAAAGATACCCCAAGctaatattaaaaagagTTTTAAGATTCCTAGAGGAAATTGGCTTCATCACGAGCCAATATCCGAGGAAATTAACAGATACTGGGGCATTGTTCTTAAAACATCCATCGGAATGGGGAGTATTACAACATACTTTTATAagctcaaatttttttgagaacGTACCTTGTTATATTTCACTTGAGCAaagtttgcaaaatttccaaaatgaTATTCGACCCGATACAGTGAGGACGACTGCTATGAAAGCAATTATTAAGAAATTGCTGAAAAGTTTGAGAAAGTTAGAAGGTCCTGTTAAAATTGCGTGCTTTGGATCTTATCGAACAGGGCTTATGACCAAAAATTCGGATTTGGATTTAGTAATTTATTCTTCCAAAGAAGCGCTTCTTCCCTACTATGATAGAGTCAAGAGTATTATAAAGAATGAGTTCTCTAATGTAATGCCTATTAGAGGTGCTCGAATTCctatcattaaatttacaGGGCAATACAATATTCACTGTGATTTAAGCTTCGACAATTTACTGCCAATTCATAATTCAGATCTAATCTTGAACTATTCTTTAATCGACGAAAGGGTTAAAACCTTACTCATGCTTGTTAAATACTGGGCTTCGAATAGACTCATTGACAAGACTCATCATGCATTCCCTTCTAGTTATACTTGGTGTATAAtggttattttttatctacAACAGATTCCGGAACCGATACTACCAAACCTTCAAAAGCTAAGCACGCAATACTCAAAAATCGTCCGGGATAATGATTATGGAAATGTTAATTGCTGGTTTAACAGGGATACCGAATGTTATAGAGGGTCAATGCAAAAAGgcagaaaaaatattgcatTATTGTTACgaggatttttttgttattatgGACTAACTACTCAATACTCGTTCGATTGGGAGGCTTACATGATTGATATTTCAAGCAGTCAATTGAAACGCAAGTCAACTGAATTTAAGGATTGCCCTTTTGTTGTTTTGGATCCTTTTcttaaaaagaagaatttgaCTAAAGCTTTAACGCAAAAATCAGTTAAGGTAGTTCGCTATGAACTCGAAAGAGCGTGTAGAATTTTAAGCGATCCAAAATGTAATCTAGATCATTTACTGGATCCCTTGATTCAATAA